The proteins below are encoded in one region of Nakamurella flava:
- the rsfS gene encoding ribosome silencing factor — MTATDRALSIAQVAAQAAADKKAADISIVDVSDRLAITDCFVIVTGTNERQVGAIVDAVEEAMREAGEKPVRREGERDGRWVLLDYVDVVVHVQHSEERVYYALDRLWKDCPTIPFVDAALPEGATPEAGASVDGAGDEQDEPSVEADDEQAVEGTDR; from the coding sequence ATGACCGCAACTGACCGTGCCCTGTCGATCGCGCAGGTGGCCGCGCAGGCCGCGGCCGACAAGAAGGCGGCCGACATCTCGATCGTCGACGTCTCCGACCGACTGGCCATCACCGACTGCTTCGTCATCGTGACCGGCACCAACGAGCGCCAGGTCGGCGCCATCGTCGACGCCGTCGAGGAGGCCATGCGTGAGGCCGGGGAGAAGCCGGTGCGCCGCGAGGGGGAGCGCGACGGACGCTGGGTGCTCCTGGACTACGTCGACGTCGTGGTCCACGTCCAGCATTCCGAGGAACGCGTCTACTACGCCCTCGATCGGCTGTGGAAGGACTGCCCGACCATCCCGTTCGTCGACGCCGCGCTGCCCGAGGGGGCTACGCCGGAGGCCGGAGCGTCCGTGGACGGGGCCGGCGACGAGCAGGACGAGCCCAGCGTCGAGGCGGACGACGAGCAGGCTGTGGAGGGTACCGACCGGTGA
- the nadD gene encoding nicotinate-nucleotide adenylyltransferase, whose amino-acid sequence MADGNRPGGVWSLGSRAAGGRPRRRIGVMGGTFDPIHHGHLVAASEVADRFALDEVVFVPTGQPWQKTGTTVAEHRYLMTVIATASNPRFTVSRVDIDRPGPTYTRDTLVDLRRQEPDADWFFITGADALAAIMGWKNYEELFDLAHFIGVTRPGYQLSDLNLPSGAVTLIEVPALAISSTDCRRRVQAGGPVWYLVPDGVVQYIAKHGLYAGDGGPAGESAVDQAAPGAAQISTLTATKDIS is encoded by the coding sequence ATGGCGGACGGCAACCGTCCGGGTGGGGTCTGGTCGCTCGGATCCCGGGCGGCGGGTGGCCGGCCGCGCCGGCGGATCGGCGTCATGGGCGGCACGTTCGACCCGATCCACCACGGACACCTGGTCGCCGCCTCCGAGGTGGCCGACCGGTTCGCGCTGGACGAGGTGGTTTTCGTGCCCACGGGACAGCCCTGGCAGAAGACCGGCACCACGGTCGCCGAGCACCGTTACCTGATGACCGTCATCGCCACCGCGTCCAACCCCCGGTTCACGGTGTCCCGGGTCGACATCGACCGGCCGGGGCCGACCTACACCCGGGACACCCTCGTCGATCTGCGTCGTCAGGAGCCGGACGCGGACTGGTTCTTCATCACCGGGGCCGACGCGCTCGCGGCCATCATGGGGTGGAAGAACTACGAGGAACTGTTCGACCTCGCCCACTTCATCGGGGTCACCCGGCCCGGGTACCAGCTCTCCGACCTCAATCTGCCGTCCGGCGCGGTCACGCTCATCGAGGTGCCGGCCCTCGCCATCTCCTCCACGGACTGCCGCCGTCGGGTGCAGGCCGGGGGACCGGTCTGGTACCTGGTGCCGGACGGGGTGGTGCAGTACATCGCCAAGCACGGCCTCTACGCGGGCGACGGCGGCCCGGCCGGCGAGAGCGCGGTCGACCAGGCCGCGCCCGGGGCCGCCCAGATTTCGACACTCACTGCAACGAAGGACATCTCATGA
- a CDS encoding glutamate-5-semialdehyde dehydrogenase has translation MTVLDSREPRAAVGSPAVAVEPGSGAATREDVLAAARRSRAAAADLAVLPRAAKDAALLAMADALESAADAILQANAKDVAAAEATGTPASLIDRLRLTGPRVTAMAGGLRDLAALPDPVGEVVRGSVLPNGLRLQQIRVPMGVVAIIYEARPNVTADAAGIALKSGNAALLRGSGSAYHSNRALVDVLAAAAERAGLPADAVQLVPGTDRESVKYLMTARGLVDVIIPRGGAGLIQAVVNGSTVPVIETGVGNCHVYVDAAADLDMALELLINSKARRPSVCNAAENVLVHADVAERFVPAAVAALAEAGVTVHADAAFAALVPDATTVVPATETDWDTEYLSLDIAAAVVPDLDAAVAHIAAHGSGHTEAIVTGSLAAADRFVARVDAAAVMVNASTAFTDGGEFGFGAEIGISTQKLHARGPMGLAELTSTKYVVTGAGQVRASS, from the coding sequence ATGACCGTCCTGGACAGTCGCGAACCTCGCGCCGCCGTGGGCTCCCCGGCGGTCGCGGTCGAACCGGGATCCGGCGCCGCCACCCGGGAGGACGTGCTGGCCGCCGCTCGCCGTTCCCGGGCCGCCGCCGCCGATCTCGCGGTGCTACCGCGGGCGGCGAAGGACGCGGCGCTGCTGGCCATGGCCGACGCGCTGGAGTCCGCCGCCGATGCCATCCTGCAGGCCAACGCCAAGGACGTCGCGGCGGCCGAAGCCACCGGCACCCCCGCGTCGCTCATCGATCGCCTCCGCCTGACCGGTCCGCGGGTCACCGCGATGGCCGGTGGTCTGCGCGATCTCGCCGCGCTGCCCGACCCGGTGGGTGAGGTGGTCCGCGGGTCGGTGCTGCCCAACGGTCTGCGCCTGCAACAGATCCGGGTGCCGATGGGCGTCGTCGCGATCATCTACGAGGCCCGCCCCAACGTCACCGCGGACGCCGCCGGTATCGCGTTGAAGTCCGGGAACGCCGCCCTGCTGCGGGGTTCCGGCTCGGCCTACCACTCGAACCGCGCTCTGGTCGACGTGCTGGCGGCGGCGGCCGAGCGGGCCGGTCTGCCGGCCGACGCGGTCCAGCTGGTCCCGGGTACCGACCGGGAGTCGGTGAAGTACCTGATGACCGCGCGCGGCCTGGTCGACGTGATCATCCCGCGGGGCGGTGCCGGTCTGATCCAGGCGGTCGTCAACGGCTCCACCGTCCCGGTCATCGAGACGGGGGTGGGCAACTGCCACGTCTACGTCGACGCGGCCGCCGACCTGGACATGGCGCTGGAACTGCTGATCAATTCAAAGGCCCGCCGTCCCTCGGTCTGCAATGCCGCCGAGAACGTCCTCGTGCACGCCGATGTCGCCGAACGGTTCGTGCCGGCCGCGGTGGCCGCCCTGGCCGAGGCGGGCGTCACCGTGCATGCGGACGCGGCGTTCGCCGCCCTGGTCCCGGACGCCACCACCGTGGTCCCGGCCACCGAGACCGACTGGGACACCGAGTATCTCTCGCTGGACATCGCCGCCGCCGTGGTGCCCGACCTGGACGCCGCGGTCGCGCACATCGCGGCGCACGGCAGCGGGCACACCGAGGCGATCGTCACCGGCTCGCTCGCCGCGGCCGATCGGTTCGTGGCCCGGGTGGACGCCGCCGCGGTCATGGTCAACGCCTCGACCGCGTTCACCGACGGCGGGGAGTTCGGGTTCGGTGCCGAGATCGGCATCTCCACACAGAAACTGCACGCGCGGGGCCCGATGGGTCTGGCCGAGTTGACCAGTACCAAGTACGTGGTCACCGGTGCGGGTCAGGTGCGGGCGTCCTCGTGA
- the proB gene encoding glutamate 5-kinase, which translates to MSGTRVAIGRARTIVVKVGSSSLTSASAGRSGRGLDQARLDALVDALAARVRAGSQVVLVSSGAIAAGLGPLGLRRRPRDLATQQAAASVGQQLLAQRYADSFGRHDLTVGQVLLTSDDVVRRAHYRNAQRTFGKLLSFGVVPVVNENDTVATAEIRFGDNDRLAALVAHCVGADALVLLSDVDALYTGHPGLPDSRPIPEVADAAELVGVGVAQRGSDVGTGGMESKLTSALTATGAGIPVLLTSAEQAAAALVADPVVGTAFAPAERRTSARMFWLQHAATSSGSLSLDAGAVAAVVGRRKSLLPAGITAFFGDFESGDVVDLLDPDGRVVARGFVGHDAAELPEMMGRSLSALPDRLRHPVVHADDLIAVPSAEGVPS; encoded by the coding sequence CTGTCGGGGACCCGGGTGGCCATCGGTCGCGCCCGCACCATCGTGGTCAAGGTCGGTTCGTCGTCCCTGACCTCGGCCTCGGCCGGGCGGTCCGGTCGCGGTCTGGACCAGGCCCGGCTCGATGCCCTCGTCGACGCGCTGGCCGCCCGGGTCCGGGCGGGCTCGCAGGTGGTCCTGGTCTCCTCCGGTGCGATTGCGGCCGGCCTGGGTCCGTTGGGCCTGCGTCGTCGTCCCCGTGACCTGGCCACCCAGCAGGCGGCCGCCTCGGTGGGCCAGCAACTGCTGGCCCAGCGTTACGCGGACTCGTTCGGCCGGCACGATCTGACCGTCGGCCAGGTGCTGCTCACCAGCGACGACGTGGTCCGCCGCGCGCACTACCGCAACGCCCAGCGCACCTTCGGCAAGCTGCTGTCGTTCGGGGTGGTGCCGGTGGTCAACGAGAACGACACGGTGGCCACGGCGGAGATCCGGTTCGGCGACAACGACCGGCTGGCCGCACTGGTCGCGCACTGCGTCGGTGCGGATGCCCTGGTGCTGTTGTCCGACGTCGACGCCCTCTACACCGGCCACCCCGGGCTGCCCGATTCCCGCCCCATCCCCGAGGTCGCCGATGCCGCGGAACTCGTCGGTGTCGGCGTCGCCCAGCGGGGGAGCGACGTCGGGACCGGGGGCATGGAGTCCAAGCTGACGTCGGCGCTCACGGCGACCGGTGCCGGCATCCCGGTGCTGCTGACGTCGGCCGAGCAGGCCGCCGCCGCGCTGGTCGCCGACCCGGTGGTCGGGACCGCCTTCGCCCCGGCGGAACGACGCACCAGCGCGCGGATGTTCTGGCTGCAGCACGCGGCGACGTCCTCCGGCTCGTTGAGCCTGGACGCCGGCGCGGTCGCCGCCGTCGTGGGTCGGCGCAAGTCGTTGCTGCCCGCGGGGATCACCGCCTTCTTCGGTGATTTCGAGTCCGGTGACGTGGTCGATCTGCTCGATCCCGACGGCCGGGTGGTCGCCCGCGGTTTCGTCGGGCACGACGCCGCCGAACTGCCGGAGATGATGGGGCGTTCCCTGTCCGCTCTGCCCGACCGCCTGCGGCACCCCGTGGTGCACGCCGACGATCTGATCGCTGTCCCGTCTGCCGAAGGAGTGCCGTCATGA
- the obgE gene encoding GTPase ObgE, producing the protein MARFVDRAVLHLQAGDGGHGCASVHREKYKPLGGPDGGNGGNGGDVILIVDDNVHTLLDFHFRPHARAGNGRPGAGDNRDGANGADLELRVPAGTVVLSADGEMLADLVGPGTRFVAAHGGRGGLGNAALASRARKAPGFALLGEPGEAADVVLELKSVADVGLVGFPSAGKSSLVSVLSAARPKIADYPFTTLEPNLGVVTAGSEVFTIADVPGLIPGAASGRGLGLEFLRHIERCSVLVHVLDCATFESGRDPMSDIQALEHELAQYTPSLPTDLSERPRVVVLNKIDVPEARELAEFVRPDIEAAGYRVFEVSAATHEGLSALRFALAEIVAADRTDRPAAAAARIVLRPKAVDSEHFSVSEDPETEGGFIVRGVRPERWIRQTDFGNDEAVGYLADRLARLGVEQALAKAGARPGAPVTIADVVLDWEPTTLAGVDVTPTGRGTDARLDRVERVGAAERKAMHRLRRGLDVEGHDLDEEFISGPGRLPADTWTDGEVDGADGAEPGR; encoded by the coding sequence ATGGCGAGGTTCGTCGATCGGGCCGTCCTGCACCTGCAGGCCGGTGACGGTGGGCACGGTTGTGCCTCGGTGCATCGTGAGAAGTACAAGCCGCTCGGTGGCCCGGACGGGGGCAACGGCGGCAACGGCGGTGATGTGATCCTCATCGTCGACGACAACGTGCACACGTTGCTGGACTTCCACTTCCGCCCGCACGCCCGGGCCGGTAACGGCCGCCCCGGTGCGGGGGACAACCGGGACGGCGCCAACGGCGCCGACCTGGAGCTGCGCGTCCCGGCCGGCACGGTCGTGCTCTCGGCCGACGGTGAGATGCTGGCCGATCTGGTCGGCCCCGGCACCCGCTTCGTCGCCGCCCACGGCGGTCGCGGCGGGCTCGGCAACGCCGCCCTGGCCTCCCGGGCCCGGAAGGCTCCCGGGTTCGCCCTGCTCGGCGAACCGGGCGAGGCCGCCGACGTGGTGCTGGAACTCAAGTCGGTCGCCGACGTCGGTCTCGTCGGCTTCCCCAGCGCCGGCAAGTCCTCGTTGGTGTCGGTGCTCTCGGCCGCCCGTCCGAAGATCGCCGACTACCCGTTCACCACCCTGGAGCCCAACCTCGGGGTGGTCACCGCCGGTTCCGAGGTCTTCACCATCGCCGACGTCCCCGGGCTCATCCCGGGAGCGGCCAGCGGTCGCGGGCTGGGCCTGGAGTTCCTGCGCCATATCGAGCGCTGCTCGGTGCTCGTCCACGTCCTGGACTGCGCCACCTTCGAGTCCGGCCGCGACCCGATGTCCGACATCCAGGCGCTGGAGCACGAACTCGCGCAGTACACCCCCTCGCTGCCGACCGATCTGAGCGAGCGTCCGCGGGTCGTCGTGCTCAACAAGATCGACGTGCCGGAGGCGCGCGAGCTGGCCGAGTTCGTCCGTCCCGACATCGAGGCCGCCGGCTACCGGGTGTTCGAGGTGTCCGCCGCGACCCACGAGGGGTTGAGCGCGCTGCGCTTCGCCCTGGCCGAGATCGTCGCCGCCGACCGGACCGATCGGCCCGCAGCGGCGGCGGCCCGCATCGTGCTGCGACCGAAAGCGGTCGATTCCGAGCACTTTTCGGTGTCGGAGGACCCGGAGACCGAGGGCGGGTTCATCGTCCGCGGCGTCCGGCCCGAACGCTGGATCCGGCAGACCGATTTCGGTAACGACGAGGCCGTCGGGTACCTCGCCGACCGGCTGGCCCGGCTGGGCGTCGAGCAGGCCCTGGCCAAGGCCGGTGCCCGGCCGGGTGCCCCGGTCACCATCGCCGACGTCGTTCTCGACTGGGAGCCGACGACCCTGGCCGGGGTCGACGTCACGCCGACCGGCCGCGGGACCGACGCCCGGCTGGACCGGGTCGAGCGGGTCGGCGCGGCCGAGCGCAAGGCCATGCACCGGCTGCGGCGGGGCCTGGACGTCGAGGGTCACGATCTGGACGAGGAGTTCATCTCGGGCCCGGGTCGGCTGCCGGCGGACACCTGGACGGACGGCGAGGTTGACGGCGCCGACGGCGCGGAGCCGGGTCGATGA
- the rpmA gene encoding 50S ribosomal protein L27: MAHKKGASSSRNGRDSNAQHLGVKRFGGQVVGAGEILIRQRGTKFHPGAGVGRGKDDTLFALTAGTVEFGSKRGRKTVNIVVATTDVEVDEAVPAGA; encoded by the coding sequence ATGGCTCACAAAAAGGGTGCATCCAGCTCCCGTAACGGTCGCGACTCCAACGCCCAGCACCTGGGTGTGAAGCGGTTCGGCGGCCAGGTCGTCGGCGCCGGTGAGATCCTGATCCGGCAGCGCGGCACCAAGTTCCACCCCGGTGCCGGTGTCGGCCGCGGCAAGGACGACACGCTGTTCGCGCTGACCGCCGGGACCGTCGAGTTCGGTTCCAAGCGCGGCCGCAAGACGGTCAACATCGTGGTCGCGACCACCGATGTCGAGGTCGACGAAGCGGTGCCGGCCGGGGCCTGA
- the rplU gene encoding 50S ribosomal protein L21 yields the protein MFAIVKAGGKQYKVSEGAVIEVEKVEGAAGTAVTFPAVLVVDGESVTSAADALSKVTVSGEVVAQTKGPKIVIHKFKNKTGYHKRQGHRQPLTQVKVTSIALGS from the coding sequence ATGTTCGCGATCGTCAAGGCCGGCGGCAAGCAGTACAAGGTGTCCGAGGGCGCCGTCATCGAGGTCGAAAAGGTCGAGGGTGCTGCCGGCACCGCGGTGACCTTCCCGGCGGTCCTGGTGGTCGACGGCGAGTCCGTCACCTCCGCCGCCGATGCCCTGTCCAAGGTCACCGTCTCCGGTGAGGTCGTCGCCCAGACCAAGGGTCCGAAGATCGTCATCCACAAGTTCAAGAACAAGACCGGTTACCACAAGCGTCAGGGGCATCGTCAGCCGCTGACCCAGGTCAAGGTCACCTCCATCGCCCTGGGTTCCTGA
- a CDS encoding Rne/Rng family ribonuclease, whose amino-acid sequence MSSPITREAALADLPAKPRVHELSRRIGLSNKELLAVLAERGLEVRSASASVPAAVARDLIEAHFGAAEAADSDGVPGGTAADLPTEDVLAAVPDSPGPQAAPAAPDEAAPAAAPINPLFLAPEPVTVPSGSPRSGSEVSAEASGSDAGSSAVPATEDGPAENEAPTAGRRRRGRGRRQSGEQAHTAPPAEVPAPTADDAATPAPAATPVTEADEDDSVADAPEQDQPSGDDADGGRGRRRRRGRRGRGRVADDATDATEGDDDQAPTASDEPAASADESADEDADQTDGDNDSADAADAESDGDRSNGSRRRRRRRRRGGADDAAESSDNDPADTVVHVREPREARESRSSGGTGANEVQGLRGSTRLEAKRQRRRDSRESRRRPQILTEAEFLARREAVDRVMAVRQRGDLAQVALLEDGILVEHFVSQTGADSLIGSVFLGRVQNVLPSMEAAFVDIGRGRNAVLYAGEVNWDAAGLAGKARRIETALSSGDSMLVQVSKDPVGHKGARLTTQIALPGRFLVYVPNGGATGISRKLPDTERKRLKSILDRIVPEDAGVIIRTAAEGISEEELARDVERLKAQWEDISRRAEQKSSAPTRLYAEPGTLLKVVRDLFNSDINRLVIDSDDTADGAYRPVKEYVDAVAPELSDRVERYESATGADVFAAFRIDEQIAKALDRKVHLPSGGSLVIDRTEAMTVVDVNTGKYTGSGGNLEETVTRNNLEAAEEIVRQLRLRDIGGIIVVDFIDMVLESNRDLVLRRLTECLGRDRSRHQVAEVTSLGLVQMTRKKMGTGLVEAFSDPCPHCSGRGIVLHELHVPAAVTTTEPADSTPVRDRSERGERRGRNRRGNRRNEPEEIERPAAPRVPPAGLRPDPRGPKPPSFRSDDAGAVEDGVAEDDGVTTVVRPAGADADDVAEALLVGAVSAAADSPAARDDVPVADEPAADVTNEGADGYRDDDPDELARADAGDAVAAVTAALRAPVSGRVRPVEAATGPDAEASPEPPAAADPVAAPEPAAVPPVSTTPAVPTAPAALAPPATRPRRRAAGRAAGAPATATAVDIVIDAAAPTTSAAPVANGTVVHSSDPAPTGRRRAASRPAGPAAGANGSGAADTPSEPVPAGE is encoded by the coding sequence ATGTCATCTCCCATCACCCGTGAAGCAGCGTTGGCCGATCTGCCCGCCAAGCCCCGGGTGCACGAACTGTCCCGCCGCATCGGACTGAGCAACAAGGAACTGCTCGCCGTCCTGGCCGAGCGGGGTCTCGAGGTTCGGAGCGCCTCGGCGTCCGTGCCCGCCGCCGTGGCGCGCGACCTCATCGAGGCGCATTTCGGTGCCGCGGAGGCAGCCGACTCCGACGGCGTGCCCGGCGGCACGGCCGCCGATCTCCCGACCGAGGACGTGCTGGCGGCCGTGCCGGATTCGCCGGGCCCGCAAGCCGCACCGGCGGCGCCCGACGAGGCGGCGCCGGCGGCGGCCCCGATCAATCCGCTCTTCCTGGCCCCCGAGCCGGTGACCGTGCCGTCCGGTTCCCCGCGGAGCGGGTCCGAGGTCTCCGCGGAGGCGAGCGGGTCCGACGCGGGGTCGTCCGCTGTGCCGGCCACCGAGGACGGGCCGGCCGAGAACGAGGCGCCGACCGCCGGTCGCCGTCGCCGCGGCCGGGGCCGTCGTCAGTCCGGTGAGCAGGCGCACACGGCGCCCCCCGCCGAGGTCCCGGCGCCCACCGCGGACGACGCCGCGACGCCCGCGCCGGCCGCCACCCCGGTCACCGAGGCCGACGAGGACGACAGCGTCGCCGACGCCCCGGAGCAGGATCAGCCGTCCGGGGACGACGCCGACGGGGGCCGCGGCCGGCGCCGGCGCCGCGGACGGCGGGGTCGCGGTCGGGTCGCCGACGACGCCACCGACGCCACCGAGGGCGATGACGACCAGGCGCCGACCGCGTCGGACGAGCCGGCGGCGTCGGCGGACGAGTCGGCCGACGAGGATGCCGATCAGACCGACGGTGACAACGACTCGGCGGACGCAGCGGACGCCGAGTCCGACGGGGACCGGTCGAACGGCAGCCGACGGCGCCGCCGCCGTCGCCGCCGGGGCGGCGCGGACGACGCCGCCGAGAGCTCGGACAACGATCCGGCCGACACCGTCGTGCACGTGCGCGAGCCCCGCGAGGCGCGCGAGTCCCGTTCCAGCGGTGGGACCGGCGCCAACGAGGTGCAGGGCCTGCGTGGTTCCACCCGGCTGGAGGCCAAGCGTCAGCGCCGCCGCGACTCCCGTGAGTCCCGTCGACGCCCGCAGATCCTGACCGAGGCCGAGTTCCTCGCCCGCCGCGAAGCGGTCGACCGGGTGATGGCCGTGCGTCAGCGCGGTGATCTGGCCCAGGTCGCCCTTCTCGAGGACGGCATCCTGGTCGAGCACTTCGTCTCGCAGACCGGGGCCGACTCGCTGATCGGCAGCGTCTTCCTCGGTCGCGTCCAGAACGTGCTGCCCTCGATGGAGGCCGCGTTCGTCGACATCGGCCGGGGACGCAACGCCGTCCTGTACGCCGGTGAGGTCAACTGGGATGCGGCCGGTCTCGCGGGCAAGGCCCGGCGCATCGAGACCGCGCTCTCCAGCGGCGACAGCATGCTGGTGCAGGTCTCCAAGGACCCGGTCGGTCACAAGGGCGCCCGGCTGACCACGCAGATCGCCCTGCCGGGGCGGTTCCTGGTCTACGTGCCCAACGGCGGCGCGACGGGTATCTCGCGCAAGCTGCCGGACACCGAGCGCAAGCGCCTGAAGTCGATCCTGGACCGGATCGTCCCGGAGGACGCGGGCGTGATCATCCGTACCGCCGCCGAGGGGATCTCCGAGGAGGAGCTGGCCCGCGACGTCGAACGGCTCAAGGCGCAGTGGGAGGACATCTCCCGGCGCGCCGAGCAGAAGTCGTCGGCCCCGACCCGGCTCTACGCCGAGCCCGGCACCCTGCTCAAGGTCGTCCGCGACCTGTTCAACTCCGACATCAACCGGCTGGTCATCGACAGCGACGACACCGCCGACGGGGCCTACCGGCCGGTCAAGGAGTACGTCGACGCCGTCGCGCCGGAGTTGTCCGACCGGGTCGAGCGCTACGAGTCGGCCACCGGGGCGGACGTGTTCGCGGCCTTCCGGATCGATGAGCAGATCGCCAAGGCGCTGGACCGCAAGGTGCATCTGCCGTCGGGGGGGTCGCTGGTCATCGACCGCACCGAGGCCATGACGGTGGTCGACGTCAACACCGGCAAGTACACCGGCAGCGGCGGCAACCTCGAGGAGACGGTCACCCGCAACAACCTGGAGGCGGCCGAGGAGATCGTCCGGCAGCTGCGGCTCCGCGACATCGGCGGCATCATCGTCGTCGACTTCATCGACATGGTCCTGGAGTCCAACCGCGACCTGGTGCTCCGCCGGCTGACCGAGTGCCTGGGCCGCGACCGCAGTCGCCACCAGGTCGCCGAGGTGACGTCGCTGGGCCTGGTCCAGATGACCCGCAAGAAGATGGGCACCGGGCTGGTCGAGGCCTTCTCCGACCCGTGTCCGCACTGCTCCGGGCGGGGGATCGTGCTGCACGAGCTGCACGTCCCCGCAGCGGTGACCACCACCGAGCCCGCGGATTCCACGCCCGTCCGGGACCGTTCCGAGCGCGGTGAGCGGCGGGGTCGTAACCGGCGGGGCAACCGCCGGAACGAGCCGGAGGAGATCGAACGGCCCGCGGCGCCGCGCGTCCCGCCGGCCGGGCTGCGGCCGGACCCGCGCGGGCCGAAGCCGCCGTCGTTCCGGTCCGATGATGCCGGGGCCGTCGAGGATGGCGTGGCGGAGGACGACGGCGTCACCACCGTGGTCCGGCCGGCCGGTGCCGACGCGGACGACGTGGCCGAGGCGTTGCTGGTCGGTGCGGTGAGCGCGGCCGCGGATTCCCCCGCCGCCCGCGACGACGTCCCGGTGGCCGACGAGCCGGCCGCGGACGTGACCAACGAGGGTGCCGACGGCTACCGCGACGACGATCCCGACGAGCTCGCCCGGGCCGACGCCGGTGACGCGGTCGCCGCGGTGACCGCGGCCCTGCGGGCGCCGGTCTCCGGCCGGGTCCGGCCGGTCGAGGCGGCCACGGGCCCGGATGCCGAGGCGTCGCCGGAACCGCCGGCGGCGGCCGACCCCGTGGCAGCACCGGAACCTGCGGCCGTGCCGCCGGTCTCGACCACACCTGCGGTTCCGACCGCGCCCGCAGCGTTGGCACCACCGGCCACCCGGCCGCGGCGACGAGCCGCCGGACGCGCCGCGGGGGCACCGGCCACGGCCACCGCGGTCGACATCGTCATCGACGCCGCTGCGCCGACCACGTCGGCGGCTCCGGTCGCCAACGGCACGGTCGTCCACTCGTCCGATCCCGCCCCCACCGGACGGCGTCGGGCGGCCTCCCGGCCGGCGGGTCCGGCGGCCGGAGCGAACGGCTCCGGTGCCGCGGACACCCCGTCCGAGCCCGTCCCGGCGGGTGAGTAG
- a CDS encoding cyclase family protein, giving the protein MTDSLTAEPPADPTATTTVPVPGPIPPAAGGDPTGPVEPIVEPDPERRRRLIDLSHPITEGMTTYPGIPGPTLGSHLTFEESAAHYATGTEFQIGTISLAANTGTYLDTPAHRYRDGDDLGAFPLERMADLDGLVVRVGPADAAADPASVFVDELRLQSAIGDRVVTGRALLIETGHSAKWGQPGYFRDHPHLTDGAVEYLLTLRPVLVGIDSLNIDGTHTGRRPAHSWLLAAGIPVVEHLTRLDELPDEGFRFTAAPPAVVGMATFPVRAFAVLD; this is encoded by the coding sequence ATGACCGACTCGCTCACCGCCGAACCGCCCGCCGATCCGACGGCCACGACGACCGTGCCGGTGCCGGGGCCGATCCCACCGGCCGCCGGTGGCGATCCGACCGGTCCGGTGGAGCCCATCGTCGAGCCGGACCCGGAACGGCGCCGCCGGTTGATCGACCTGTCCCACCCGATCACCGAGGGCATGACGACCTACCCCGGCATCCCGGGACCGACGTTGGGATCACACCTGACGTTCGAGGAGTCCGCGGCGCACTACGCCACCGGCACGGAGTTCCAGATCGGCACCATCTCCCTGGCGGCCAACACCGGGACCTACCTGGACACTCCGGCCCACCGCTACCGCGACGGCGACGATCTCGGCGCCTTCCCGCTGGAACGGATGGCCGATCTGGACGGGCTGGTCGTGCGGGTGGGCCCCGCGGACGCCGCGGCCGACCCCGCGTCGGTCTTCGTCGACGAGCTGCGCCTGCAGTCGGCCATCGGCGACCGGGTCGTCACCGGTCGGGCGCTGCTGATCGAGACCGGACACAGCGCGAAGTGGGGCCAGCCCGGCTACTTCCGTGACCATCCCCACCTCACCGATGGCGCCGTGGAGTACCTGTTGACCCTGCGACCGGTGCTGGTCGGCATCGATTCGCTGAACATCGACGGGACCCACACCGGGCGGCGGCCGGCGCACAGCTGGTTGCTGGCGGCCGGGATTCCGGTGGTCGAGCACCTCACCCGGCTCGACGAACTGCCCGACGAGGGGTTCCGCTTCACGGCGGCGCCGCCGGCGGTCGTCGGGATGGCGACCTTCCCGGTGCGGGCGTTCGCCGTTCTCGACTGA
- a CDS encoding GNAT family N-acetyltransferase → MTDPRTTPEAVPAESSDPSEPVLRRVGPGGALASDHAFGVALVTLWHRVVRAGPAGGFPVDADRGGIARLVPPLVDELRTGRAVGFAVNAGRLLVGFGLLRPGHGSAEHTATLPLLLTDPEHLRTGVGDRLLAALLDAAGQAGIDRVEVAVDPDQADFFGRRGFAEWGRRPGWRRPDGAKTPARDELLLGWTA, encoded by the coding sequence GTGACGGACCCCCGCACCACTCCCGAGGCCGTCCCGGCCGAGTCGTCGGATCCGTCCGAGCCGGTGCTCCGCCGGGTCGGCCCCGGTGGCGCCCTGGCCTCCGACCACGCCTTCGGGGTCGCCCTGGTGACCCTCTGGCACCGGGTCGTCCGGGCCGGGCCGGCCGGCGGTTTCCCCGTCGACGCCGACCGGGGTGGCATCGCCCGGCTGGTCCCACCGCTGGTCGACGAACTGCGCACCGGTCGAGCCGTCGGGTTCGCCGTCAACGCGGGCCGCCTACTGGTGGGTTTCGGGTTGCTCCGCCCGGGCCACGGCTCCGCCGAGCACACCGCGACCCTGCCGCTGCTGCTCACCGACCCCGAGCATCTGCGGACCGGTGTCGGCGACCGTCTGCTGGCCGCGTTGCTGGACGCCGCCGGCCAGGCCGGCATCGACCGGGTCGAGGTGGCCGTCGATCCCGACCAGGCCGACTTCTTCGGACGTCGCGGGTTCGCCGAGTGGGGCCGTCGACCCGGCTGGCGGCGTCCGGACGGCGCGAAGACGCCCGCCCGCGACGAGCTTCTGCTGGGATGGACGGCATGA